One window of Kosakonia cowanii JCM 10956 = DSM 18146 genomic DNA carries:
- a CDS encoding 7-cyano-7-deazaguanine/7-aminomethyl-7-deazaguanine transporter: MTHFSNAQRMKALVWLSLFHLLVIISSNYLVQLPVAIFGFHTTWGAFSFPFIFLATDLTVRIFGAPLARRIIFAVMVPALLASYVISSLFYMGSWQGFGALAHFNLFVARIAAASFMAYALGQILDVHVFNRLRQSRRWWLAPTASTIFGNASDTVAFFFIAFWRSPDPFMAQHWTEIALVDYSFKVLISIAFFLPMYGVLLNMLLKRLADKSEISALQAG; this comes from the coding sequence ATGACGCACTTTTCCAACGCACAGCGCATGAAGGCGCTGGTCTGGCTATCGCTATTCCACCTGCTGGTGATTATCTCCAGTAACTATCTGGTGCAGCTCCCGGTCGCCATTTTCGGCTTCCACACCACCTGGGGTGCATTCAGTTTTCCGTTTATCTTTCTGGCAACGGATCTCACCGTACGCATTTTTGGCGCGCCTCTGGCACGAAGGATTATTTTTGCCGTGATGGTGCCCGCCCTGCTCGCCTCTTACGTTATCTCGTCGCTGTTTTATATGGGCAGCTGGCAAGGTTTCGGCGCGCTCGCCCACTTTAACCTGTTTGTCGCGCGTATCGCCGCCGCCAGCTTTATGGCTTATGCGCTGGGGCAGATCCTCGATGTGCACGTCTTTAACCGCCTGCGCCAGAGCCGCCGCTGGTGGCTTGCACCAACGGCCTCGACCATTTTTGGTAACGCCAGCGATACGGTGGCCTTCTTCTTTATCGCCTTCTGGCGCAGCCCGGATCCCTTTATGGCGCAACACTGGACCGAAATCGCACTGGTGGATTACAGCTTCAAGGTGCTTATCAGCATCGCCTTCTTCCTGCCGATGTACGGCGTGCTGTTGAATATGTTGCTGAAAAGACTGGCAGACAAATCTGAAATCTCGGCATTACAAGCGGGTTAA
- the tusA gene encoding sulfurtransferase TusA produces the protein MSDPFSTADHTLDALGLRCPEPVMMVRKTVRNMKVGETVLIIADDPATTRDIPGFCRFMEHELVADQTETLPYRYLVRKSH, from the coding sequence ATGAGCGATCCGTTTTCTACCGCCGACCACACTCTTGACGCCCTTGGCCTGCGCTGCCCGGAGCCGGTAATGATGGTGCGCAAAACCGTGCGTAACATGAAGGTTGGCGAAACTGTACTGATTATCGCCGACGATCCGGCAACCACCCGCGATATTCCCGGCTTCTGCCGTTTTATGGAACATGAGCTGGTTGCCGACCAGACTGAGACGCTGCCCTACCGCTATTTAGTGCGTAAAAGCCACTAA
- the zntA gene encoding Zn(II)/Cd(II)/Pb(II) translocating P-type ATPase ZntA, translated as MAAPELKKTPHFAALKLRPVAESNVPCCGDTSCETRSEPQITAAGDRFSWQVSGMDCAACARKVENAVRQIEGITQVQVAFATEKLIVIAQSDVRERVEKAVQNAGYQLRSENSAPPPTPSSLRENLPLILLIVMMALSWGLEQFNHPFGQAAFILTTLVGLWPIARQAVRLMRSGSWFAIETLMSVAAIGALFIGATAEAAMVLLLFLIGERLEGWAASRARKGVSALMALKPDSAIRVRNGVRETIPASQLQPGDTIEVPAGGRLPADGRLISPFASFDESALTGESLPVERSAGESVPAGATSVDRLITLEVVSKAGESAIDRILKLIEEAEERRAPIERFIDRFSRIYTPAIMAVALLVAVVPPLLFSAPWLEWVYKGLALLLIGCPCALVISTPAAITSGLAAAARRGALIKGGAALEQLGTLRQVAFDKTGTLTLGKPQLVAMQAFSGTEEQELLALSAGVEQGSTHPLALAIVQETQRRGIAIPQADGQRALAGKGIEARIGAHDIHICAPEKVPAGLLNDAGRKQIEQQEAQGQTVVVVLRDNTAIGTLALQDTLRDDAKAAVAELHALGITGVILTGDNPRAAAAIAGELGLEFRAGLLPEDKVSAVRALNEAAPLAMVGDGINDAPAMKAATIGIAMGSGTDVALESADAALTHNRLAGLGQMIRLARATHRNIRQNIAIALGLKGIFLVTTLLGITGLWLAVLADTGATVLVTANALRLLRRND; from the coding sequence ATGGCTGCTCCCGAACTCAAGAAAACGCCGCACTTTGCCGCGCTCAAACTGCGCCCCGTTGCTGAAAGCAATGTCCCCTGCTGCGGCGATACAAGCTGTGAAACCCGCTCCGAACCGCAAATAACCGCCGCCGGCGATCGCTTTAGCTGGCAAGTGAGCGGTATGGATTGCGCCGCCTGCGCACGTAAAGTGGAAAATGCGGTGCGCCAGATCGAGGGTATCACCCAGGTGCAGGTCGCTTTTGCCACTGAAAAGCTGATTGTCATCGCGCAGAGTGATGTGCGCGAGCGCGTCGAAAAAGCCGTTCAAAACGCGGGCTACCAGCTTCGCAGCGAAAACAGCGCTCCCCCGCCTACGCCTTCATCCCTGCGCGAAAACCTGCCGCTGATCCTGCTCATCGTCATGATGGCGCTAAGCTGGGGGCTGGAGCAGTTCAATCACCCCTTCGGCCAGGCGGCGTTTATTCTCACCACGCTGGTTGGTTTGTGGCCGATTGCCCGTCAGGCCGTGCGCCTGATGAGAAGCGGTAGCTGGTTCGCCATCGAAACGTTGATGAGCGTGGCGGCGATAGGCGCGCTGTTTATCGGCGCGACCGCCGAAGCGGCGATGGTGCTGCTGCTGTTTTTAATTGGCGAGCGGCTTGAAGGCTGGGCCGCCAGCCGCGCGCGCAAAGGCGTAAGCGCACTGATGGCGTTAAAACCCGACAGCGCCATTCGCGTGCGTAACGGCGTGCGTGAAACCATTCCTGCCAGCCAACTGCAACCTGGCGATACCATTGAAGTCCCGGCGGGCGGGCGCTTACCGGCGGATGGCCGCCTTATCTCGCCGTTCGCCAGTTTTGATGAGAGTGCCTTAACCGGCGAGTCACTGCCCGTCGAGCGCAGCGCAGGCGAAAGCGTGCCCGCAGGTGCCACCAGCGTCGATCGGCTGATTACCCTGGAAGTCGTGTCAAAAGCGGGCGAAAGCGCCATCGACCGCATCCTGAAACTGATTGAAGAGGCGGAAGAGCGCCGCGCGCCCATTGAGCGCTTTATCGATCGCTTCAGCCGTATTTATACGCCAGCGATTATGGCCGTGGCGCTGCTGGTCGCGGTGGTTCCCCCCCTGCTCTTTTCCGCTCCGTGGCTGGAGTGGGTCTATAAAGGGCTGGCGCTGCTGCTGATTGGCTGCCCCTGCGCGCTGGTGATCTCCACGCCTGCGGCCATCACCTCCGGGCTGGCGGCCGCCGCACGTCGCGGCGCGCTGATCAAAGGCGGCGCTGCGCTGGAGCAGCTCGGCACCCTGCGTCAGGTGGCGTTTGATAAGACCGGCACCCTGACCCTCGGCAAACCGCAGCTGGTCGCCATGCAGGCATTTTCGGGTACAGAGGAGCAGGAGCTGCTGGCGCTCAGCGCCGGGGTTGAGCAGGGCTCGACGCACCCGCTGGCGCTGGCGATTGTGCAGGAGACGCAGCGTCGTGGCATCGCTATTCCGCAGGCCGACGGGCAACGTGCGCTGGCCGGGAAAGGTATCGAAGCGCGTATCGGCGCGCATGACATTCACATCTGCGCACCGGAAAAGGTGCCAGCGGGCCTGCTTAATGACGCCGGGCGCAAGCAGATTGAGCAGCAGGAAGCACAGGGGCAAACGGTGGTAGTGGTTCTGCGCGATAACACCGCAATCGGTACGCTGGCGCTACAGGACACCCTGCGCGACGATGCGAAAGCCGCGGTGGCGGAACTGCATGCCCTTGGCATCACTGGGGTGATCCTCACCGGCGATAACCCGCGGGCAGCGGCAGCGATTGCCGGTGAGTTAGGGCTGGAGTTTCGCGCCGGGCTATTGCCGGAAGATAAAGTGAGCGCCGTGCGCGCGCTGAATGAAGCGGCTCCGCTGGCGATGGTCGGCGACGGCATCAACGATGCCCCGGCGATGAAAGCGGCAACAATTGGCATTGCGATGGGTAGCGGTACCGATGTCGCGCTGGAGAGCGCCGATGCGGCGTTAACCCATAACCGGCTCGCCGGCCTTGGGCAGATGATCCGCCTGGCGCGCGCCACGCACCGAAATATTCGTCAGAACATCGCTATTGCGCTGGGGCTGAAGGGGATCTTCCTGGTCACCACGCTTTTGGGGATCACCGGATTATGGCTGGCGGTGCTGGCAGATACCGGCGCAACGGTGCTGGTGACAGCCAACGCGCTGCGCCTGTTACGCCGCAACGATTAG
- a CDS encoding lysoplasmalogenase, translated as MLWSFIAVCFSGWLYVDASYRGPVWQRWVFKPVTLLLLLLLAWQAPMFDAISYLVLAGLCASLVGDALTLLPRQKLLYAIGAFFLAHLLYTIYFASQMTLTFFWPLPLVLLVIGALLLAVIWTRLEELRMAVSTFVAMTLVMVWLAGELWFFRPTSQALSAFIGASLLLIGNIVWLGSHYRKRFSADNAISSACYFAGHFLIVRSLYI; from the coding sequence ATGCTGTGGTCATTTATTGCTGTCTGCTTTTCCGGCTGGTTGTACGTCGACGCTTCCTATCGTGGCCCGGTGTGGCAACGCTGGGTGTTCAAACCCGTAACCCTTCTGCTGTTACTCCTGCTCGCCTGGCAAGCGCCCATGTTCGATGCCATCAGCTATCTGGTGCTGGCGGGTCTGTGCGCCTCGCTGGTGGGTGATGCCCTGACGCTGCTGCCGCGGCAAAAGTTACTTTACGCCATCGGCGCTTTCTTCCTGGCCCATCTGCTTTATACCATCTACTTCGCCAGCCAGATGACGCTGACCTTCTTCTGGCCGCTGCCGCTGGTGCTGCTGGTGATTGGTGCCCTGCTGCTGGCGGTGATCTGGACGCGTCTTGAAGAGCTGCGCATGGCCGTCTCCACCTTTGTCGCCATGACGCTGGTAATGGTGTGGCTGGCCGGTGAGCTGTGGTTCTTCCGTCCGACCAGCCAGGCGCTGTCGGCATTTATCGGCGCGTCGCTGCTGCTTATCGGTAATATTGTCTGGCTCGGCAGCCACTACCGTAAACGCTTTAGCGCGGATAACGCCATCTCCTCCGCCTGCTATTTTGCCGGCCACTTCCTGATCGTCCGTTCGCTCTATATCTAA
- a CDS encoding DUF1145 family protein: MLINLGRLMMLCIWAFLIFNLIHPFPRPLNIFVNVALVFTFFMHALQATMMKTALPKEGPQMTKVEQLRIFLFGVFELLVWQKKLKAKR; this comes from the coding sequence TTGCTGATTAATCTGGGCCGTCTGATGATGCTCTGCATCTGGGCCTTTCTGATCTTCAATCTGATCCACCCCTTTCCGCGCCCGTTGAATATTTTCGTCAACGTCGCGCTGGTTTTTACCTTCTTTATGCATGCCTTGCAGGCGACGATGATGAAAACCGCGCTGCCGAAAGAGGGGCCGCAAATGACCAAAGTCGAGCAGCTGCGCATTTTTCTTTTCGGCGTCTTTGAACTGCTGGTCTGGCAGAAGAAGCTGAAAGCAAAGAGATAA
- the rsmD gene encoding 16S rRNA (guanine(966)-N(2))-methyltransferase, with translation MKKPNRAASGQIRIIGGQWRGRKLPVPDSPGLRPTTDRVRETLFNWLAPSMVDARCLDCFAGSGALGLEALSRYAASATLVEMERSVAQQLQQNLATLKATNAKVVNSNTLSFLAAAGTPHTIVFIDPPFRKGMLDDTVRLLENNGWLADDALVYIESEVENGLPSVPAHWHLHREKVAGQVAYRLYHREAQGEKHAVAD, from the coding sequence ATGAAGAAACCCAACCGTGCCGCCAGCGGACAAATTCGTATTATTGGCGGGCAGTGGCGGGGCCGTAAATTACCGGTTCCCGACAGCCCAGGCCTGCGCCCGACCACCGATCGCGTGCGCGAAACCCTCTTTAACTGGCTGGCACCGTCAATGGTTGACGCCCGCTGTCTCGACTGCTTCGCCGGCAGCGGTGCGCTAGGGCTGGAAGCGCTCTCCCGCTACGCCGCCAGCGCGACGTTGGTTGAGATGGAGCGCAGCGTCGCCCAGCAGCTTCAGCAAAACCTCGCTACGCTTAAAGCCACCAACGCGAAAGTCGTTAACAGCAACACGCTGAGCTTTTTAGCCGCAGCCGGCACGCCACACACCATCGTGTTTATCGATCCACCGTTTCGCAAAGGGATGCTGGACGACACCGTGCGTTTGCTGGAGAACAACGGCTGGCTGGCGGATGACGCGCTCGTTTATATCGAGAGCGAAGTAGAAAATGGTTTACCGTCAGTGCCTGCGCATTGGCATTTACACCGGGAAAAAGTCGCGGGCCAGGTGGCTTATCGTTTGTATCACCGCGAAGCACAAGGAGAGAAGCATGCCGTTGCTGATTAA
- the ftsY gene encoding signal recognition particle-docking protein FtsY encodes MANEKKRGFFSWLGFGQKERADEAQAEEQKTAEQQVEETPVAEPAADSEKFAEEVVEVSEQLAHEEALQPVAEERVAEEPVAEEQVIEEAAVEEPVEEIIEVAPVAAVEHEALPLPEELSEQSIDAEEWQAEAEPLVTADVEVTEPEVEEIEDETLPSEEELDALAAEAAEEAVMVVPVDEPVQEQEKPTKEGFFARLKRSLLKTKENLGSGFISLFRGKKIDDDLFEELEEQLLIADVGVETTRKIITNLTEGASRKQLRDAEALYGLLKEEMSEILAKVDEPLNVEGKTPFVILMVGVNGVGKTTTIGKLARQFEQQGKSVMLAAGDTFRAAAVEQLQVWGQRNDIPVIAQHTGADSASVIFDAIQAAKARNVDVLIADTAGRLQNKSHLMEELKKIVRVMKKLDENAPHEVMLTIDASTGQNAVSQAKLFHEAVGLTGITLTKLDGTAKGGVIFSVADQFGIPIRYIGVGERIEDLRPFNAGDFIEALFARED; translated from the coding sequence ATGGCAAATGAAAAGAAACGTGGCTTTTTTTCCTGGCTGGGCTTTGGGCAGAAAGAGCGGGCCGATGAGGCGCAAGCTGAAGAGCAGAAAACGGCAGAACAACAGGTAGAAGAGACGCCGGTTGCCGAGCCTGCCGCCGACAGCGAAAAGTTCGCCGAAGAGGTTGTCGAGGTCAGCGAGCAGCTGGCGCATGAAGAGGCATTGCAGCCTGTTGCTGAAGAGCGCGTTGCAGAAGAGCCGGTTGCCGAAGAACAGGTTATAGAAGAAGCGGCTGTTGAAGAACCCGTCGAAGAGATTATCGAAGTAGCACCCGTTGCTGCCGTTGAGCATGAAGCGCTGCCGCTGCCGGAAGAGCTTAGCGAGCAGAGCATTGACGCCGAAGAGTGGCAGGCCGAAGCCGAGCCGCTGGTTACTGCGGACGTTGAAGTCACCGAGCCAGAAGTTGAAGAGATAGAAGACGAGACGCTGCCGAGCGAGGAAGAGCTGGATGCGCTGGCGGCCGAAGCGGCGGAAGAAGCGGTGATGGTTGTGCCGGTCGACGAGCCGGTTCAGGAGCAGGAGAAGCCGACTAAAGAGGGTTTCTTCGCGCGTTTGAAGCGCAGCCTGCTGAAAACAAAAGAGAATCTCGGTTCCGGATTTATCAGTCTGTTCCGCGGTAAAAAAATCGATGATGATCTCTTCGAAGAGCTGGAAGAGCAGTTGCTGATTGCTGATGTCGGCGTTGAGACCACGCGGAAAATCATCACCAACCTGACGGAAGGGGCCAGCCGCAAGCAGCTGCGCGACGCGGAAGCGCTGTATGGCCTGCTGAAAGAGGAGATGAGCGAGATCCTCGCGAAGGTGGACGAGCCGCTGAATGTCGAAGGCAAAACGCCGTTCGTTATTCTGATGGTCGGCGTTAATGGCGTTGGTAAAACCACCACCATCGGCAAGCTGGCGCGCCAGTTTGAGCAGCAGGGTAAATCGGTGATGCTGGCGGCGGGCGATACCTTCCGCGCAGCGGCGGTTGAACAGTTGCAGGTGTGGGGCCAGCGCAATGATATTCCGGTGATTGCCCAGCATACCGGCGCGGATTCCGCTTCGGTTATCTTTGACGCTATCCAGGCAGCGAAGGCGCGTAATGTCGATGTGCTGATTGCGGATACCGCCGGCCGTCTGCAGAATAAATCGCACTTGATGGAAGAGCTGAAAAAGATTGTGCGCGTGATGAAAAAGCTCGATGAAAATGCGCCGCACGAAGTGATGCTCACGATTGATGCCAGCACCGGGCAAAATGCGGTAAGCCAGGCCAAACTGTTCCACGAAGCGGTCGGTTTAACCGGTATCACGCTGACCAAGCTTGACGGCACCGCGAAAGGTGGGGTGATCTTCTCGGTTGCGGATCAGTTCGGTATCCCAATTCGCTATATCGGTGTTGGCGAACGTATTGAAGATTTGCGTCCGTTTAATGCGGGCGATTTTATTGAGGCGCTTTTTGCCCGAGAGGATTAA
- the ftsE gene encoding cell division ATP-binding protein FtsE, which translates to MIRFEHVSKAYLGGRQALQGVTFHLQQGEMAFLTGHSGAGKSTLLKLICGIERPSAGKIFFSGHDISRLKSREVPFLRRQIGMIFQDHHLLMDRTVFDNVAIPLIIAGASGDDIRRRVSAALDKVGLLDKAKSFPIQLSGGEQQRVGIARAVVNKPAVLLADEPTGNLDEALSEGILRLFEEFNRVGVTVLMATHDMGLISRRSYRMLSLSDGHLHGGLAGE; encoded by the coding sequence ATGATTCGCTTTGAACATGTCAGCAAAGCCTATCTCGGTGGGAGACAAGCGCTGCAGGGGGTGACCTTTCACCTGCAGCAGGGCGAGATGGCGTTTCTGACCGGGCACTCCGGCGCGGGGAAAAGTACCCTGCTGAAGCTGATCTGCGGGATTGAACGGCCAAGCGCCGGGAAAATCTTCTTCAGCGGCCACGATATTTCCCGGCTGAAAAGCCGCGAAGTGCCGTTTTTGCGCCGCCAGATCGGCATGATTTTCCAGGATCACCATCTGCTGATGGATCGCACGGTGTTTGATAACGTCGCGATCCCGCTGATTATCGCCGGTGCCAGCGGGGATGACATTCGTCGTCGCGTGTCGGCGGCGCTGGATAAAGTCGGGCTGCTGGACAAAGCGAAAAGCTTCCCGATCCAGCTCTCCGGCGGTGAACAGCAGCGTGTGGGCATCGCCCGCGCGGTGGTGAATAAACCTGCCGTACTGCTGGCGGATGAACCGACCGGGAACCTGGATGAAGCCCTGTCTGAAGGGATTTTACGTCTGTTTGAAGAGTTTAACCGCGTTGGGGTGACGGTACTGATGGCGACGCACGACATGGGGCTGATTTCCCGGCGTTCGTACCGCATGCTGAGCCTGAGCGACGGCCATTTGCATGGAGGCCTGGCGGGTGAATAA
- the ftsX gene encoding permease-like cell division protein FtsX, translating into MNKRDAINHIRQFGSKLDRFRKSASSAGEGSRSAPRRSKQAPRPPSRKTNVFNEQMRYAWHGALQDLKSKPLATFLTVMVIAISLTLPSVCYMVYKNVSHAASQYYPSPQITVYFDKALDDNAAQQVVGQLQSEPGVEKVNYLSREDALGEFRNWSGFGGALDMLEENPLPAVAVVVPKIDFQSTEALNTLRDRITRVQGIDEVRMDDSWFARLSALTGLVGRVSAMIGVLMIAAVFLVIGNSVRLSIFARRDTINVQKLIGATDGFILRPFLYGGALLGFSGAFLSLILSEILVMRLSSAVTDVAKVFGTQFELSGLSFDECLLLLLVCSMIGWIAAWLATVQHLRHFTPD; encoded by the coding sequence GTGAATAAGCGCGACGCAATCAATCATATTCGGCAATTCGGCAGCAAGCTCGACCGTTTTCGCAAATCCGCCTCGTCGGCGGGCGAAGGCAGCCGCAGCGCGCCGAGACGCAGCAAGCAGGCCCCCCGACCGCCTTCGCGTAAAACCAATGTCTTCAACGAGCAGATGCGCTACGCCTGGCATGGTGCGCTGCAGGATCTGAAGAGTAAACCACTGGCAACGTTCCTGACAGTGATGGTGATTGCCATCTCGCTGACGCTGCCGAGCGTCTGCTATATGGTCTACAAAAACGTCAGCCATGCGGCGTCGCAGTACTATCCTTCGCCGCAAATTACCGTCTACTTCGATAAAGCGCTGGATGACAACGCCGCGCAGCAGGTGGTCGGGCAGTTGCAGTCCGAACCGGGCGTTGAGAAGGTGAACTATCTCTCCCGCGAGGATGCGCTCGGCGAGTTTCGTAACTGGTCCGGCTTTGGCGGCGCGTTAGATATGCTGGAAGAGAACCCGCTGCCGGCAGTGGCGGTGGTGGTGCCGAAAATTGATTTCCAGAGCACCGAGGCGCTGAACACGCTGCGCGATCGCATTACGCGCGTGCAGGGCATTGACGAAGTGCGTATGGACGATAGCTGGTTTGCACGTCTGTCGGCGCTGACCGGGCTGGTTGGGCGCGTTTCGGCCATGATTGGCGTGTTGATGATCGCTGCCGTCTTCCTGGTGATCGGTAACAGCGTGCGTCTCAGCATCTTTGCCCGTCGTGACACCATTAATGTGCAAAAGCTGATTGGCGCAACGGATGGGTTTATCCTGCGCCCGTTCCTTTACGGCGGCGCGCTTCTTGGCTTCTCCGGCGCGTTTTTATCGCTCATTTTGTCTGAAATTTTGGTGATGCGACTCTCGTCGGCGGTGACGGATGTGGCGAAGGTCTTCGGCACGCAGTTTGAGTTAAGTGGCTTATCTTTCGATGAATGTTTGCTGCTATTGCTGGTCTGTTCGATGATTGGCTGGATTGCCGCCTGGCTGGCGACGGTGCAACATTTACGTCACTTTACTCCGGACTAA
- the rpoH gene encoding RNA polymerase sigma factor RpoH, whose amino-acid sequence MTKEMQTLALAPVGNLESYVRAANAWPMLTADEERALAEKLHYQGDLEAAKKLILSHLRFVVHIARNYSGYGLPQADLIQEGNIGLMKAVRRFNPEVGVRLVSFAVHWIKAEIHEYVLRNWRIVKVATTKAQRKLFFNLRKAKQRLGWFNQDEVEMVARELGVTSKDVREMESRMAAQDMTFDMSSDDDAQDGQPMAPVLYLQDKTSNFADGIEDDNWEEQAANKLTDAMQGLDERSQQIIRARWLDEDNKSTLQELADRYGVSAERVRQLEKNAMKKLRAAIEA is encoded by the coding sequence ATGACCAAAGAAATGCAAACTTTAGCTTTAGCCCCTGTTGGCAACCTGGAATCTTACGTCCGGGCCGCTAACGCATGGCCGATGTTGACGGCTGATGAAGAGCGGGCGCTGGCTGAAAAGCTGCATTACCAGGGCGATCTGGAAGCAGCGAAAAAGCTGATTCTATCTCACCTGCGCTTTGTTGTTCATATTGCTCGTAACTACTCGGGCTATGGTCTGCCGCAGGCGGATCTGATCCAGGAAGGAAATATCGGCCTGATGAAAGCGGTACGCCGCTTCAACCCTGAAGTCGGTGTGCGTCTGGTCTCTTTCGCCGTGCACTGGATCAAAGCTGAGATCCACGAGTATGTGCTGCGCAACTGGCGTATCGTGAAAGTCGCGACCACCAAAGCACAACGTAAGCTGTTCTTTAACCTGCGTAAGGCTAAACAGCGTCTCGGCTGGTTTAACCAGGACGAAGTCGAAATGGTCGCCCGCGAACTGGGTGTGACCAGCAAAGACGTGCGTGAAATGGAGTCGCGTATGGCGGCCCAGGACATGACGTTTGATATGTCTTCCGATGACGATGCGCAGGACGGCCAGCCGATGGCACCGGTGCTCTACTTACAGGACAAAACATCTAACTTTGCTGACGGCATTGAAGATGATAACTGGGAAGAGCAGGCAGCCAACAAACTGACCGATGCGATGCAGGGTCTCGACGAACGTAGTCAGCAGATCATCCGCGCCCGCTGGCTGGACGAAGATAACAAGTCCACGCTACAGGAGCTGGCCGACCGTTACGGCGTTTCCGCTGAACGCGTACGACAGCTTGAAAAGAACGCGATGAAAAAACTGCGCGCCGCTATCGAAGCGTAA
- a CDS encoding 4-aminobutyrate--2-oxoglutarate transaminase, producing the protein MKNSELHQRRVAATPRGVGVMCGFYAEKAENATLWDVEGNEVIDFAAGIAVLNTGHRHPKVMAAVEKQLQAFTHTAYQIVPYESYITLAERINARVPIDGPAKTAFFSTGAEAVENAVKIARAYTKRPGIIAFGGGFHGRTFMTMALTGKVAPYKIGFGPFPGSVYHAHYPNELHGVSTEQALQSLTHLFKADIAPDQVAGILLEPVQGEGGFNIAPPEFMQALRALCDSHGILLIIDEVQSGFARTGKLFASEHYAIKPDLITMAKSLAGGLPLSAVAGRAEVMDAPAPGGLGGTYAGNPLAVAAAHAVLDVIEEEKLCERANQLGKDLVEVLTHAKAHCTHIADIRAQGSMVAVEFQDPQTGAPSPEFTKQVQDKALQAGLLLLSCGVYGNVIRFLYPLTIPDEQFRKALDIIQRSLM; encoded by the coding sequence GTGAAGAATAGTGAATTACATCAGCGGCGTGTAGCCGCCACGCCGCGCGGGGTTGGCGTGATGTGTGGCTTCTACGCTGAGAAAGCAGAAAACGCCACGCTATGGGATGTGGAAGGCAACGAGGTGATTGATTTCGCCGCCGGGATTGCGGTGCTAAACACCGGCCATCGACACCCAAAAGTGATGGCCGCAGTCGAAAAACAGCTCCAGGCCTTTACGCACACCGCGTACCAAATCGTTCCTTACGAAAGCTATATCACACTTGCCGAGCGCATCAACGCGCGCGTCCCCATTGATGGCCCGGCGAAAACCGCTTTCTTCTCTACCGGCGCCGAAGCGGTTGAAAACGCGGTAAAAATCGCCCGCGCTTATACCAAACGTCCGGGCATTATCGCCTTTGGCGGCGGCTTTCACGGTCGTACCTTTATGACCATGGCGCTGACGGGAAAAGTTGCACCTTATAAGATCGGCTTCGGGCCGTTTCCCGGTTCGGTTTATCACGCCCACTATCCAAATGAATTGCACGGCGTCAGCACTGAACAGGCGCTGCAAAGCCTGACGCATCTCTTCAAAGCCGATATCGCGCCCGATCAGGTCGCCGGGATCCTGTTAGAGCCGGTGCAGGGTGAAGGGGGCTTTAATATTGCTCCGCCAGAGTTTATGCAGGCGCTGCGCGCCCTGTGCGACAGCCACGGCATTCTGCTGATCATCGACGAGGTGCAGAGCGGTTTTGCCCGCACCGGCAAACTCTTCGCTAGCGAGCATTACGCCATCAAACCCGATCTCATCACTATGGCGAAAAGCCTGGCGGGCGGTTTACCGCTCTCGGCAGTTGCCGGACGTGCCGAAGTGATGGATGCTCCTGCGCCTGGCGGCCTGGGCGGAACCTATGCCGGTAACCCGCTGGCGGTGGCGGCAGCGCATGCGGTGCTGGATGTGATTGAAGAGGAGAAGCTGTGCGAACGCGCCAACCAGTTGGGCAAAGATCTGGTCGAAGTGCTGACCCATGCGAAAGCGCATTGCACGCATATTGCCGATATCCGCGCGCAGGGCTCGATGGTGGCGGTCGAGTTTCAGGACCCGCAAACCGGCGCGCCGTCCCCGGAGTTCACCAAACAGGTGCAGGATAAAGCGCTTCAGGCCGGGCTGCTGCTGCTAAGCTGCGGCGTCTATGGCAACGTTATCCGCTTCCTCTATCCGCTGACCATTCCTGATGAGCAGTTCCGAAAAGCGCTGGATATTATCCAGCGGTCGTTAATGTAG